GAAATCTCTCAAAGGAGGATGAAAGCACTATGCAGGAATAACTTCACCTCCCTGCCTGTACAACCTGAACTATATGTAAATTTTAGATACTTTGAAGTTAATGAAATGGAGAATACCCATCTTCATTGATATATTTATTTTCGGTAGTGCTTTATTTTACCCACTTCAATTGAACAACAGAGGTTCTTTCAGGGGTCCGGCCTTATTCAAAATAAAAATTCAGCACAAAAATACGGGAGGTCAGTTTATCAATAGCCTGCGTGTATGGCATGTCCAACAGTTCGCCGGTACCGTCGTGGTTGAGCACATCACGCATACCTATGGATATTTTAAACTCGGTAGATAAGCGAAAATAATTAAGATAGGAATCGAAACCCGCTCCAATCTCGTAATACAAGTCAAAGGAATTTAAGAGTAGCCCGTTTTGCTTTTTCTTAGCCAAATCGAAGCGAGGGTTTAAACCGGCTATGATATAAGGTTTAAAATTATGATTTCTATCGCCACCATACTTCAGCATGATAGGCATTTCTAAAAAGGTAGATTTAATTTTAAGCGGATCATATCGTACCGAATCGGTATCGATAAAGGATAAATCGCGCTGACCGAATGAAAGACCGGGAAGCACCCGCAAATTCAAGTTCTTGCGAAGCTTAAGACTGGTCACTATCCCCAGGTTTATACCGGGCTGCAAATCCAACACCTCAGCATACCTGGGTTTATTATCATTTTCGGGTGTGGCAGCTCTGGAGTGTATTATGCTAAAGTTAGAGGTGTTTACGCCTATTAGAAATCCAAAATGAATAAGCTTTTCGTCAAATCCCTTTAAGTTAGGCACCAATTTACCCTCCTTTTGAGCCTGCATGTTAAGGCTTGCAAGAAGCAACAAAAAAACAAAACCGATACGCAAAACGGCTCGTCTTGCTACACCATATGACGAAAAATATAGCTCACAGCAAATTTTCGACATGCTAACAATTGCCTTGCCCTGGTTATTAGTATTACTTTTGAAACACATCTTAATATATTCAATATATCCTATTCGATAAAGACGGATGGTATAAGGCCCTTTTTTCGCT
Above is a window of Saccharicrinis carchari DNA encoding:
- the porT gene encoding type IX secretion/gliding motility protein PorT/SprT, producing MSKICCELYFSSYGVARRAVLRIGFVFLLLLASLNMQAQKEGKLVPNLKGFDEKLIHFGFLIGVNTSNFSIIHSRAATPENDNKPRYAEVLDLQPGINLGIVTSLKLRKNLNLRVLPGLSFGQRDLSFIDTDSVRYDPLKIKSTFLEMPIMLKYGGDRNHNFKPYIIAGLNPRFDLAKKKQNGLLLNSFDLYYEIGAGFDSYLNYFRLSTEFKISIGMRDVLNHDGTGELLDMPYTQAIDKLTSRIFVLNFYFE